GATAATTCTAAGTACTACCCCCTCCTTCCGCTGTGTCCCTCTACCACTATAGTCAAGTTCTATTACTTCTGTGTTTTTACGTTCTTCATTTTTTCCGGAATATACCAAGCGAAATCTGCAGACCTTAAATCCACTTTGACCGTCGCCTAACCAGGCATCTACCACACTATATAGACCAGCATAGGTATATCCAGTTTTCGGTGAAAAAGGAGATTTATGTTTGTAACCACGAATAACCCTAACTGGCAGCCCTTCGTTCATACTTTTTAGTAGGCCGGAATTCACACTATTCTCCCAAATTTGGTCCTTTACTTGCTTTTTACTTGAAGAATTATTTCCCCCAGCTCCTGTGTAGATAATCTCATTTCCATTATCCACATCATCCTCATACCCACCAGAAAGAACAATTGCTGCCGTTCCCTGTGCTGCATTTCCATCTATACCAGCCGCCCATTGCCGATGGAAGCTTGTTGGCATCATCTCTTTTCTTCCTTCAAACCAATGACCTTCAGGAATTCCAGGTATTTCTCCAAATATAATTGATCTAGCCATGTATTATTTATGATTGCAATGCAGGTTTATTGACAATTATATAGAATTTTATTAATTATCCCAATTTTCTGCAATTAATCCTAAATATTTGTACATTGATTCATCATGAGTGCAATTTTTCAAATTAACGACCCCTCACTTGAATCTCAATGGAGATCATTGATCCTATTTGGAAAAAATTCTGCCACATATAAGTTTGCCTTTGCCAAGACTTTGATGGATTTGATATGCGCCCAGACTACATCTATTAGTTTAACTGATTTATCTGTCCCATTTGCAGGGTATATAGTAGAACATCTTAGGGCTAATGATAAGCAGGGAAATTCACGGAGCAGCAAATATTTAAATAGTTGTCGCGCTTACATTAATAATGAAATTAGTAAAGACCTGCTGTATCGAGATACAGAGAAACTAGGTTTTGTGAATGTAATCGATGCTTTTCAAAATGTTAATGGAGGCATAATACCTCAACCTTTTTATGAAAAAAACTTCTCAGCAGGTAAAAAGGAAATCGTTATTACTGATAACTTACTTAAGCTACTTGATACCTTCCAATATAAAAACTTAGATCAAGAGGTTGAAGCTAGATGGAAACTAGTTGAAACTGCATGGAGTTTGGAAGTAAATAGGAATTTATTGGAAGTGCAATATAGTGAGGTTGACTCTCTCCTATTTGTACAAGACAAAATCATGAATAGAGTAAACATTACTTCTGTTCGAGATGCTTTGAATGGCTACCAGAAAGGCAAATGTTTTTACTCGTTTCAAGACATTTCGATTAGTAGAAAGGATTCTATAAATATGTGTGCTGTTGATCATTTTTTACCACACGTACATAAACGCCAACATCATACTGAAGGTGCAAATATTAATGGCGTATGGAATCTGGTACTTGCAGACGCACAAGTAAATAATGATAAACGAGCACGAATACCTGAGCGAAAATTCTTGCAAAGACTCTTTAATAGGAACGAGTTCTATATTGAAAGTAAACACCCCTTAGCAGAAACGATCATTAACCAGACTGGCACTACGCGTCAGCAGAGAATACAGTTTTTAGAAAAACAATATAACTTAGCGGCTGAATTAGCCATTCATAAATGGCAACCTAAAGTTGAGTTACCAGGCAGTTTTTAATGAAAGATTTTTTAAATATAACAGAGCACAGCGTCATATATCGTAATCACCACTTCTTTATTATAGAAGATGCTTACCCTGTTTCGCCAGGGCATTTGTTGATTATTTCGAATGTTGTTCGAGCAGATTATTTTAGTCTAACAAATGATGAGCGACATAAACTTACTGAGACAATTGACGTGGCTAAGTCGCTAATATTGGCGAAGTATAAGCCTGACGGTTTCAATATCGGTATGAATTGCGGCGAAGTCGCAGGGCAAACAGTGTTTCACTTCCATTGTCATTTAATACCTAGGTATACAGGTGATATGGAGAATCCACGTGGTGGGGTTCGGTATTGTATTCCTGAGAAAGGGAATTATTGAAAATAATATATAAAACAGTTTAATACATAATTTTTAAAAGCATTAAATTCACTAAATAATCTATAACGCTCAATGGCAGAACTCATAAACAGATTCGAAATACACGACAGGCTCATTTCAATGATAAATGAAGCCGAATTACAATTAATACTTATATCGCCTTATATTAAGCTGCATGATTCTTACAAAAAGGCTTTACAAAAGAGGCTGAATGATGATGAATTAGAAGTTATCATTGTATTTGGTAAAAATAAAGAGAACAAATTAAAGAGTCTTTCGAACGAGGATTTTATGTTTTTTAAACAATTTAAAAACATAACTATCAAATATTGTGAACGGTTACACGCAAAAATATATGCAAATGACTCCTACTCATTAATGACTTCAATGAACCTTCACTCCTTTTCTGCAGAAAATAATATTGAGTCGGGGGTGCTTTGTAAATTCAATTATTTAAAAGATATAGCAGGCCTTGGTGGTGTTTTAACCGGCTTATCAACTGATACTCTGGACCGGCAAATCCACGCATTCAGCTATGATATTATTGATAAGTATAGTAAAACCGTATTTGAAAGAAAACCTATTTATGAGGGTAGCTTCTTTAATAAAAGATTTCTAAGATCTGATATTACCATTGACTGCAATGATAACTATGAAATTATTGAAGCTTTAAAAGCTGGATACTGTATAAGAACAGGCAGTAAGATTTCTTTTGATATAAAAAAACCTTATTGCGCAGAAGCCTATAAAAGTTGGGCTAAGTATGGGAATCCAGATTACAAAGAAAAGTATTGTCATTGTACTGGTGAAGCATCTAATGGGGATACTTCTTTTGCTAAGCCTGTATTAAAAAAGAATTGGGGTAAGTAATCTCGTCGGGGACACGTAAAAATAGGTGGAGCCGAAGGTTTTCGACCCCTTGTCTAATACAGATTAGATGGAAATAAACTCGTTTCAACGGCCGATACACAAACTACAACAAATTACAAATCAAAACATTACAAAAAACAAGCAACATATAAGTTTCATCAAAAATCATCTATAGTTATTTAGCCGGTAATGTTGACAACTAGTTCAAACATAGCATATTTAAGAGAGTTATTTATACGCACAGAGGTCATTTCCATGCTCTCATAATCCCTCCTTTTTTTGATCATTTGTCATTTACCTTAAATATAGCTTTCAAAATGGTTTGAAGATCTGAACTATTGTTGGTAACCAAGTTTTGTGCAATGCCCGGATCGATATGACTGATATTAGTTTCAGTAATGCTGATGGCAAATTGAATATCTATTAGAGTTTTGAAATTTATATCCTTAAGCCTGATTTTGTTGATAATATCTTCATTTTCTCCTAGGTTCTGTGGGTCATTGTTTACTTTTAATATTGGGATATTGATCAGTCCTTCTCCGCTTAGGGTTTCGAGTTTAGTGTCTTCGTCATTCTCCTGGACTGAGGATTTTTTTTGTCTGGCTGAGGTTTTTATAGTGATACCAATCGAAAGGTTATTATCCGCATGGTATCTGGCTTTTGATCTTTTCAGCAGGATCGTTTCTAATTGAATTTCTAATTGATCCGGTGCAGTGGATGGTAAAAGTAAGAAGGTATATTCAGCCATAAGATTGCTCTCTTTTAGTCCTCCCAGGTCATTGATGGCGTATCTTTTCAGGATAAGTCTTTTTTTTTGCCCAACGCGGTTTAGTTCATCCGAATTGAAACTTGAACTGTTGGAATAGGTAGCGACATAGCTTTTTTTGCGCTTTTCAATCCCATCTTTCACCAGTCCTGAGGCAATATTATACACTGGACCAAGTACCACACCTATAAAAGATGATGGAGCGGCAGGTTGTGAAATAGGGGGCTGATTAGTGACGGTTAAACTGACATATTCTGTGACAGTTTTTAATTTGTTGCCTTTCTGATCATAACTAGTTAGTTTTTGCGCGGAAGATTGACACGCAACTAGCATAAGTAACATTAAGATCTTATGTTTCATCTATAAATAATTTGTGTTGACTAGTCAAAGTCAACGGTTTTTAATCTTGTTAATAAAGCACAGCCAAGAATTGTAAAATTTCATCCTCGAGCTCTAAGCTCAACCCTGTGTGTTTAGCTGTGCAACACCTGTTTCATATGCGGGATCTAACCCACCAGTAACAAAATTGGCTTTCATTATCAGGATTAGACACTAATGCCCAATCCTTTTAATTCATTTTGCAAATGTGTAATATGCTTTTGGTTACGTTTTTTCTCAAACTCGTCCACTGAATAAGCCATGTAAGACAGCCTGGCGGTTAGAACAATATAGGCAGCATTCAGGATCTTATGTCCTTCTATCAATAGCGCCCTTTTACGTCCTATCCTTGCCGCCATGCTGTCGTACTTAGCACGCAGATAAATCCCTTTAGTTCGTGTCGCTGCCCAGGCAGCTTCTACAAGTAAGCTCTTCAGGTACTTATTGCCATGTGTCGTTCGCCCGCTCATCTTTTTGCCACCACTCTCGTTGTTCCCCGGATACATTCCGTAGCTCGCTTTAAGTAAGCCCGCAAGCAATAACTTGCAGATCCACTGGCTATCTTTCTTGTCTGTCTTTCGACCAGGAACATTTTTCAGGTGACGGGCATTAACCAAAATCACTTTGAAATCTGCATCAAGTATATTAAAGACAGGCTTCCAGTATACTCCGGTACTCTCCATTGCAACATGGCTAACCCAATGTCCATGTAACCAATCGCGTATTTCACTCAAAGAACTGGTGTAGGTATCGAAAGATTTGGTCTCTTTGACCAAATCTTCTTCATCTATGGTTGCTACAACGTTCTTCCCGTGAACGTCCAAGCCGCAACCCCGCTTGATAACCTGTTCAAAATGAACAGTTGGGACTTCTTGTTATTTTATTCATGACTATGAAAAATTAGAACTTATTATTCTAAAAAAATACCATAATACTATACTACAAATTTATGTCAAAAAAGCGCTCACCAAAGCTCCAGCCACTTGAGGCTTAATTATATCTGAATGCCCGCTTATATATTCATCTGATTTTAGGTTAAAAACTTTTTCTGGTTTAAAATCATAAACCCCTCCAGTCGCTAGCAAAGTTGCAGAAACAGCCTCATCAGTTTTCTGGGCCCCATTCCCCCCAAGACCACCATATAGATCATTCTTTCCCCCCAACCCTTGTCCCGCCTGCCCTGCAACACGAGATGCGACCGCATAGGCAATCCCCACAGCCTTATCGAAACGGGTATGAGTAATAAAAAATGGGCCCTGTACCAATTTTTTCGTGACAACGGAACGAAATAAGCCATCCTTACTCCCATCATACTTCCCAGCAAAGGCATAATGCGAAAATGCAGCCTGCAAGAGTGAAAGTGAATCTACCGCAATTTCATCTTCAATCTTTTCGCCCATAATTGCTGAACTCACCAATCTTGCTCCAAAACTATGTCCCACTAAATGAATCCTAATGCCAGGTGCGACTTGTTTAATCTTACGGAGCACAGGATTTAAACCACTCCTTCCGATTAGGCCAGAACGATCTTTCATCAAATAATAAGTAGTTACATTCAATATATTTTGTACCCCTCCTAAAATACCAGTCCATAAAGAAAGCGGGATAACACCTTCCCCATTACCACTTTCTGAGTCCACATTTTGAACGCCATCACCTCCTATCCCTTCATCATTATCCATCCAAAAACCTTCATCAATAAACATCATATTGATCCTATCCAGGTTAACAATTGGTAAAGTATCCTCATTTTTACTTTCGTCTCTTCCCATACTTTCGAAAAGATTTTTGAATTTCATTGACACTTCATCTGCTTCTGCATTACTTTCAAGAGATTTTCTTATATCCTCAAGAATTACTCTAGACTTCAAATCCATAAACTCCTCCAGCTTTCTGCAGTCATCAATCACTTCAGATTTAGCCGGATTAGTATCTGTCGAAGCTGCCCCTCCGGGAATCAATTCTTTATCAGCAAACTTTTTAGATGGCCAAAGCACGCCCATAGCCATAAACTTCCTATTTGACAACTGTTTCTTATCAAGTTCTGCTTGAATAAGCTTTAATAACGCATTATACAATCGTCGGGCATCATCCATATCATTGTTCCAACCATGCGACAAGACGATAACATCAGTATAAGCCTGATGCTTTAATGCCTGTTTGATCAATTGCCATTCAGCTTGATTAACCTGATCTGCTTTTTTATTAAATTCGAGCTCAAAAAAAGGTATAGTTATCATAATATTTTCTTCTGATGTCATTAAATGGATTGTATAGCACGCATAAGATCTAAGAGTCCTTTTCCTTGAAAATAAGGATCACGCTTAAGATCAGTTGCCGTTGTGGT
This is a stretch of genomic DNA from Candidatus Pedobacter colombiensis. It encodes these proteins:
- a CDS encoding YDG/SRA domain-containing protein, whose amino-acid sequence is MARSIIFGEIPGIPEGHWFEGRKEMMPTSFHRQWAAGIDGNAAQGTAAIVLSGGYEDDVDNGNEIIYTGAGGNNSSSKKQVKDQIWENSVNSGLLKSMNEGLPVRVIRGYKHKSPFSPKTGYTYAGLYSVVDAWLGDGQSGFKVCRFRLVYSGKNEERKNTEVIELDYSGRGTQRKEGVVLRIIRNTKTANDIKKLYDHCCQVCGIAIKTRSGRYAEGAHIRPVGKPHNGDDNPDNLICLCPNHHVMFDKGCFSILDDLSLVGDISGKLNVISNHTLELSNLAYHRNSHGYD
- a CDS encoding HNH endonuclease domain-containing protein, encoding MSAIFQINDPSLESQWRSLILFGKNSATYKFAFAKTLMDLICAQTTSISLTDLSVPFAGYIVEHLRANDKQGNSRSSKYLNSCRAYINNEISKDLLYRDTEKLGFVNVIDAFQNVNGGIIPQPFYEKNFSAGKKEIVITDNLLKLLDTFQYKNLDQEVEARWKLVETAWSLEVNRNLLEVQYSEVDSLLFVQDKIMNRVNITSVRDALNGYQKGKCFYSFQDISISRKDSINMCAVDHFLPHVHKRQHHTEGANINGVWNLVLADAQVNNDKRARIPERKFLQRLFNRNEFYIESKHPLAETIINQTGTTRQQRIQFLEKQYNLAAELAIHKWQPKVELPGSF
- a CDS encoding phospholipase D family protein, which produces MAELINRFEIHDRLISMINEAELQLILISPYIKLHDSYKKALQKRLNDDELEVIIVFGKNKENKLKSLSNEDFMFFKQFKNITIKYCERLHAKIYANDSYSLMTSMNLHSFSAENNIESGVLCKFNYLKDIAGLGGVLTGLSTDTLDRQIHAFSYDIIDKYSKTVFERKPIYEGSFFNKRFLRSDITIDCNDNYEIIEALKAGYCIRTGSKISFDIKKPYCAEAYKSWAKYGNPDYKEKYCHCTGEASNGDTSFAKPVLKKNWGK
- a CDS encoding transposase produces the protein MYPGNNESGGKKMSGRTTHGNKYLKSLLVEAAWAATRTKGIYLRAKYDSMAARIGRKRALLIEGHKILNAAYIVLTARLSYMAYSVDEFEKKRNQKHITHLQNELKGLGISV